A single genomic interval of Carassius carassius chromosome 24, fCarCar2.1, whole genome shotgun sequence harbors:
- the LOC132102971 gene encoding uncharacterized protein LOC132102971 isoform X2 has translation MDPVDCTPRHRKYIPDYVFGASLDCTEIQQEKPSYNAEKAGTFPRGFSKAHFVPKQETSTNRENRNYQRDSSSGLSFSVSSKPKWSTERSSVKKAQSLLPDDKEDTSRMLFTGSSKYCSQSLERTRSRLSATAQCNARRNQPDRSSISRQGVKHLLTTSGGIKEENGEDRHPLASKGEAHNEIPKEEEKDNVFMFNTEGRRGDGVQEKSRLPSSDSVKNTISMFESLAQRSRSTPEIFRSRRTLSVPEPSKPAARLKKSDSEINLNFGRVVVNKESLRTPHSNSTVKESPTLEQHQDTCKKSLKLAPALIQMNEPRTDQLTNVRDEDERRTMNKKHMDEPDSTSIAPSGLRNIAMEEKARIQPISQQSNAKSLLKQKSIYVQLVDDDENTPTDSPDRASLTVNIQQQSSPGAITVNGNNPKALPNPPQSSTPIQTIYSSLNNSNNNNYETTRKDLTSTRMDRGSSDEEGDYEETDTDEDSDSGESFVTITSNMSQSERKSFSLSLVELCNYGGVEYKPSDECLSEDDDVSTHTRSASMSSDISAFSSVTLLSTDELDSLIDDVRGLGDDTLKKYEDVQVVVLHKEVGSGLGFTLAGGVDQNKPVTISSLRSTE, from the exons ATGGACCCAGTGGACTGTACTCCAAGACACAGAAAATACATTCCTGACTATGTGTTTGGAGCTTCTTTAGATTGTACTGAAATCCAACAGGAGAAACCTTCTTACAATGCAGAAAAAGCTGGAACATTCCCAAGAGGGTTTTCAAAAGCACACTTTGTACCGAAGCAAGAAACCTCTACCAACAGGGAGAACAGAAATTATCAAAGGGACAGTTCCTCTGGACTAAGTTTTTCAGTGTCATCAAAGCCTAAATGGAGTACAGAAAGGTCCTCTGTCAAAAAAGCTCAGTCACTTCTGCCTGATGACAAAGAAGATACAAGCAGAATGTTGTTTACAGGGTCCTCAAAGTATTGTAGTCAGTCCTTAGAAAGGACCAGGAGTAGACTGTCAGCAACTGCTCAATGCAATGCTCGCAGGAACCAGCCTGACAGATCAAGCATCTCCCGCCAGGGTGTCAAACACTTGTTAACCACATCCGGAGGAATCAAGGAGGAAAATGGGGAAGACAGACACCCATTAGCCTCAAAAGGAGAAGCACACAATGAAATCCCTAAAGAAGAAGAGAAAGATAATGTCTTTATGTTTAAcactgaaggaaggagaggagatGGTGTTCAAGAAAAGTCACGTTTACCATCCTCAGATTCTGTGAAGAATACAATCAGCATGTTTGAATCTTTGGCTCAACGAAGCAGAAGCACACCAGAGATTTTTCGCTCCAGGAGGACCTTATCTGTACCAGAGCCCTCCAAGCCTGCAGCTCGATTGAAGAAGAGTGATTcagaaataaatctaaattttggAAGGGTTGTGGTGAACAAAGAAAGTCTAAGAACTCCTCATTCGAATTCCACAGTGAAAGAAAGTCCAACATTAGAACAACATCAAGATACATGCAAAAAGAGTCTTAAACTTGCTCCAGCATTAATACAAATGAATGAACCAAGAACTGACCAACTTACCAATGTGAGGGATGAAGATGAAAGGAGGACTATGAATAAAAAACACATGGATGAACCAGATTCTACCTCCATTGCCCCCTCAGGGCTCAGAAACATAGCAATGGAAGAAAAAGCGAGAATCCAACCAATCTCTCAACAGTCAAATGCCAAAAGTTTACTAAAGCAAAAGTCAATTTATGTACAATTAGTTGATGATGATGAAAACACACCAACTGACTCACCTGATAGAGCCTCTCTCACAGTTAACATTCAACAGCAAAGTAGCCCTGGAGCCATAACAGTCAATGGTAACAACCCCAAAGCCCTGCCCAATCCTCCTCAAAGTTCTACTCCTATCCAGACAATATATTCCTCACTCAATAACTCTAATAATAACAACTATGAAACAACAAGGAAGGATTTGACCTCTACTAGAATGGATAGGGGGAGCTCTGATGAAGAAGGCGATTATGAGGAAACAGACACCGATGAAGACTCTGACTCAGGAGAGTCATTTGTGACCATCACAAGCAACATGAGCCAATCAGAACGCAAAAGTTTCTCTCTAAG TCTCGTGGAACTATGTAATTATGGTGGAGTGGAATATAAACCATCAGATGAATGTTTGTCAGAGGATGATGATGTTTCGACACACACACGCTCTGCGTCCATGAGCTCAGACATCTCAGCCTTCTCTTCTGTGACTCTCCTGAGCACTGATGAGCTGGATAGCTTAATAGATGATGTCAGGGGCTTGGGAGATGACACCCTGAAG
- the LOC132103621 gene encoding protein C1orf43 homolog codes for MADGNTLSGVNVVLVMAYGSLVFVLLFIFVKRQIMRFAVKSRRGPHVPLGHNAPKELKEEIDSCLSKVNDIRYEPNLLSKDDDRLKHQGQNGCYNYLFRMQALDAIRDSDIPSRELGCSASALIGRRYRNWLQDLRNSHSLFKSNNSSLIDRLLDGYDSARHGTGVFGEAEFVKYKEDLSELAALVKTHSSTTSLNQQHQSAAKDLTSSPGPSFASTIQVTYLPSTGQRSKRPKHFLELKNFKDNYNTLESTL; via the exons ATGGCAGATGGAAACACTCTTTCCGGTGTAAATGTTGTGCTTGTTATGGCCTACGGCAGTTTG GTGTTTGTGCTGTTGTTCATCTTTGTGAAGAGACAGATTATGCGCTTCGCTGTGAAGTCTCGCAGAGGACCGCACGTGCCGCTGGGTCACAACGCACCAAAG GAGCTGAAAGAGGAGATCGATTCCTGTTTGTCAAAAGTGAATGACATTCGTTATGAGCCAAATCTACTCTCTAAAGATGACGATCGACTGAAGCATCAAGGCCAGAATG gGTGTTATAATTATCTCTTCAGAATGCAAGCGTTAGATGCCATCAGAGACTCTG ATATCCCGTCTCGTGAGTTGGGTTGCAGTGCCAGCGCTCTGATCGGCCGCCGCTACAGAAACTGGCTACAGGACCTGCGAAACTCTCACTCTCTGTTCAAGTCAAATAACAGTTCACTAATAGATCGCTTGCTGGATGGCTACGACAGCGCTCGCCATGGGACAGGG GTGTTTGGTGAGGCAGAGTTTGTGAAGTATAAGGAAGATCTTTCTGAACTGGCTGCTCT TGTAAAGACCCACTCCAGCACCACCAGTCTAAACCAGCAGCACCAGTCAGCAGCTAAAGATCTGACCAGCTCTCCCGGGCCTTCGTTTGCCTCTACCATTCAGGTCACGTACCTGCCGTCCACCGGACAGCGCAGCAAGAGGCCCAAACACTTCTTGGAGCTCAAAAACTTTAAAGACAACTATAATACGCTAGAAAGCACACTTTAG
- the LOC132102973 gene encoding tuftelin-like isoform X2, whose protein sequence is MNRMGSTCTFDEIRWDDRMNGHRTLRLTLHEQNQHQPPTTDKPIGRAFALVQPNYERQPLKSDLIKQSEDQGEVIKVYLEDRKEAQARHQQSLKMLSEEVSQIQEVRYCLKNLREQMAAKSHKTEHKLVLSDPRKVNGTHSSLTQALNGLERQDSMDEQEKEKMREASKRLYAQLQEAEKKHQEEREHLLAEAQQYKQQLSEQSEYLKRVQQSKEQQDQQIEDLRRLMGGMEQESSTLRDQLMTREAELLQLRELREEGYAGRERLEEVEKENAILKEKIHHLDDMLKSQQRKLRQMIEQLQNSRMVIQERDRVIRELEEKVAMLEAENKQMHDQLDYYLGSQRSNSYLPSDGNSQIVYSKPLRPSTQTNKSLPFIKVIEIKS, encoded by the exons ATGAATCGAATGGGGAGTACGTGCACATTTGATGAAATCAGATGGGATGACAGAATG AACGGGCACAGAACCCTCAGACTGACTCTCCACGAGCAGAACCAGCACCAGCCGCCCACCACAGATAAG CCAATTGGCAGAGCTTTTGCTTTGGTACAACCAAACTATGAGCGGCAGCCATTGAAGTCTGATCTGATCAAGCAGTCTGAAGACCAGGGTGAGGTCATCAAG GTATATCTAGAAGACCGCAAAGAGGCCCAAGCCAGACACCAACAGAGTCTAAAGATGCTCTCAGAGGAAGTTTCACAAATACAGGAG GTGAGATATTGTCTAAAAAACCTCAGAGAGCAGATGGCAGCTAAAAGTCACAAGACAGAACATAAG CTGGTGTTATCTGATCCCAGAAAAGTTAATGGCACTCATTCATCATTAACacaggccctaaatggtttagaaaGACAG GATAGCATGGATGAGCAAGAAAAAGAGAAGATGAGGGAGGCCAGTAAGCGTCTGTATGCTCAACTCCAGGAGGCCGAGAAGAAACACCAGGAAGAGAGAGAACATTTGCTG GCCGAGGCACAGCAGTATAAGCAGCAGTTATCTGAGCAGAGCGAGTATCTGAAGAGGGTTCAGCAGAGCAAAGAGCAGCAGGATCAGCAGATCGAAGACCTGAGACGTCTCATGGGCGGCATGGAGCAGGAGAGCTCCACCCTCAGAGACCAACTCATGACGAGAGAAGCCGAACTCCTGCAGCTCCGCGAACTGAGGGAGGAGGGTTATGCAGGGAGGGAGAG GTTAGAAGAGGTGGAAAAGGAAAACGCAATTCTGAAAGAGAAGATTCATCACTTGGATGACATGCTCAAGAGTCAACAGAGAAAACTACGGCAAATGATTGAACAG CTTCAGAACTCGCGGATGGTGATtcaggagagagacagagtgatcAGAGAGCTGGAGGAAAAGGTGGCCATGCTGGAGGCAGAG AACAAACAAATGCATGATCAGCTGGATTACTACCTTGGGAGTCAAAGGTCAAACTCGTACCTGCCATCAGATGGCAATTCACAGATTGTCTACAG CAAACCTCTGAGACCATCCACCCAGACAAACAAGAGCCTGCCCTTCATCAAGGTCATCGAAATTAAATCATGA
- the LOC132102973 gene encoding tuftelin-like isoform X1: METPDSHTIIGRPCGSTCRYTQNGHRTLRLTLHEQNQHQPPTTDKPIGRAFALVQPNYERQPLKSDLIKQSEDQGEVIKVYLEDRKEAQARHQQSLKMLSEEVSQIQEVRYCLKNLREQMAAKSHKTEHKLVLSDPRKVNGTHSSLTQALNGLERQDSMDEQEKEKMREASKRLYAQLQEAEKKHQEEREHLLAEAQQYKQQLSEQSEYLKRVQQSKEQQDQQIEDLRRLMGGMEQESSTLRDQLMTREAELLQLRELREEGYAGRERLEEVEKENAILKEKIHHLDDMLKSQQRKLRQMIEQLQNSRMVIQERDRVIRELEEKVAMLEAENKQMHDQLDYYLGSQRSNSYLPSDGNSQIVYSKPLRPSTQTNKSLPFIKVIEIKS; the protein is encoded by the exons ATGGAAACACCCGATTCGCACACAATCATAGGACGTCCCTGCGGTAGTACCTGCCGATATActcag AACGGGCACAGAACCCTCAGACTGACTCTCCACGAGCAGAACCAGCACCAGCCGCCCACCACAGATAAG CCAATTGGCAGAGCTTTTGCTTTGGTACAACCAAACTATGAGCGGCAGCCATTGAAGTCTGATCTGATCAAGCAGTCTGAAGACCAGGGTGAGGTCATCAAG GTATATCTAGAAGACCGCAAAGAGGCCCAAGCCAGACACCAACAGAGTCTAAAGATGCTCTCAGAGGAAGTTTCACAAATACAGGAG GTGAGATATTGTCTAAAAAACCTCAGAGAGCAGATGGCAGCTAAAAGTCACAAGACAGAACATAAG CTGGTGTTATCTGATCCCAGAAAAGTTAATGGCACTCATTCATCATTAACacaggccctaaatggtttagaaaGACAG GATAGCATGGATGAGCAAGAAAAAGAGAAGATGAGGGAGGCCAGTAAGCGTCTGTATGCTCAACTCCAGGAGGCCGAGAAGAAACACCAGGAAGAGAGAGAACATTTGCTG GCCGAGGCACAGCAGTATAAGCAGCAGTTATCTGAGCAGAGCGAGTATCTGAAGAGGGTTCAGCAGAGCAAAGAGCAGCAGGATCAGCAGATCGAAGACCTGAGACGTCTCATGGGCGGCATGGAGCAGGAGAGCTCCACCCTCAGAGACCAACTCATGACGAGAGAAGCCGAACTCCTGCAGCTCCGCGAACTGAGGGAGGAGGGTTATGCAGGGAGGGAGAG GTTAGAAGAGGTGGAAAAGGAAAACGCAATTCTGAAAGAGAAGATTCATCACTTGGATGACATGCTCAAGAGTCAACAGAGAAAACTACGGCAAATGATTGAACAG CTTCAGAACTCGCGGATGGTGATtcaggagagagacagagtgatcAGAGAGCTGGAGGAAAAGGTGGCCATGCTGGAGGCAGAG AACAAACAAATGCATGATCAGCTGGATTACTACCTTGGGAGTCAAAGGTCAAACTCGTACCTGCCATCAGATGGCAATTCACAGATTGTCTACAG CAAACCTCTGAGACCATCCACCCAGACAAACAAGAGCCTGCCCTTCATCAAGGTCATCGAAATTAAATCATGA
- the LOC132102975 gene encoding uncharacterized protein LOC132102975 isoform X3, whose protein sequence is MTAENSPSLTEGLYMNTEIDHISYFRIKFGVTENSSMKVKLCGLCSYSVELSSSEHLYMMKSFQLSCFQLLYLLTAALLERKGETERPCKQVHQLNIRYLLSDNMSISCQTTTHPLDSLTVKLRSINQDKVILMSPDISPASEPQRWSVRKDAGNVTLDLKDIRSSDGGLYDCQVYKDQDCLHTTRFNLSIIKCKILNSVHPTPGSSVLLPCSEHPLQNRTEPVTWKVVNGHQLTDILKYHAPNKPSSSTEKSPDPLYMRAKPQNNGSLLIMNAVQTDELWYQCRVNEKTCYETKLVMKAVVPASPDSLAGLTESNNGSETVTTNLTVVVMTTVVSLCVLISLTVCAILYFKKQRRKTNSQTELNSLFSVYYSHVAEGFDVPVYSLVERNAGTMTTFGAEQSEAPAYKPDEMYEKFPF, encoded by the exons ATGACAGCTGAAAACTCCCCATCGCTCACTGAAGGCCTCTATATGAACACAGAAATAGACCATATTTCCTACTTCCGCATTAAATTTGGAGTAACTGAAAACAGCTCTATGAAAGTGAAGTTATGTGGCTTGTGCTCATATAGTGTTGAGCTGTCCAGCAGTGAGCATCTGTATATGATGAAGAGTTTTCAGCTTTCTTGTTTCCAACTCCTGTATCTTCTAACAGCAGCATTACTAGAACGTAAAG GTGAAACAGAGAGACCCTGCAAGCAGGTTCATCAGTTAAACATAAGATATTTACTTAGTGACAACATGTCTATTTCTTGCCAAACAACAACCCACCCGCTGGATTCTCTGACAGTCAAACTACGCAGTATCAACCAAGATAAAGTCATCCTGATGTCTCCAGACATCTCTCCAGCATCAGAGCCCCAGAGATGGTCTGTGAGGAAAGATGCTGGAAATGTTACACTTGATCTGAAAGACATCAGATCATCCGATGGTGGTCTTTATGACTGTCAGGTCTACAAGGATCAGGACTGCCTTCATACAACTCGATTTAACCTGAGTATTATAA AGTGTAAAATTTTGAACTCTGTCCATCCAACCCCAGGCTCTTCAGTGTTGCTGCCATGCTCTGAACATCCTctacaaaacagaactgaaccaGTCACTTGGAAAGTTGTTAATGGTCACCAATTAACAGATATATTAAAGTATCATGCTCCAAACAAGCCCTCAAGCAGCACAGAGAAATCCCCGGACCCCCTGTACATGAGAGCGAAACCACAAAACAATGGATCTTTGCTTATAATGAATGCAGTACAAACGGATGAATTGTGGTATCAGTGCAGAGTGAATGAAAAAACCTGCTATGAGACGAAGCTGGTGATGAAAG CTGTTGTTCCAGCCTCTCCTGACAGTCTTGCTGGCCTGACTGAAAGCAACAATGGGAGTGAAACAGTGACAACAAATCTGACAGTAGTAGTGATGACCACAGtagtgtctctgtgtgtcctcATATCACTGACTGTCTGTGCCATTCTTTATTTCAAAAAACAAAGGCGCAAAACCAACAGTCAAA CAGAGTTAAACAGTCTTTTCTCTGTATATTACTCCCATGTTGCAGAAG ggTTTGATGTCCCGGTTTATTCTTTAGTTGAACGAAATGCAGGAACAATGACCACCT TTGGTGCTGAACAATCAGAAGCTCCGGCATATAAACCAGATGAAATGTATGAAAAGTTCCCATTTTGA
- the LOC132102975 gene encoding uncharacterized protein LOC132102975 isoform X2: MTAENSPSLTEGLYMNTEIDHISYFRIKFGVTENSSMKVKLCGLCSYSVELSSSEHLYMMKSFQLSCFQLLYLLTAALLERKGETERPCKQVHQLNIRYLLSDNMSISCQTTTHPLDSLTVKLRSINQDKVILMSPDISPASEPQRWSVRKDAGNVTLDLKDIRSSDGGLYDCQVYKDQDCLHTTRFNLSIIKCKILNSVHPTPGSSVLLPCSEHPLQNRTEPVTWKVVNGHQLTDILKYHAPNKPSSSTEKSPDPLYMRAKPQNNGSLLIMNAVQTDELWYQCRVNEKTCYETKLVMKVIAHDTSRSTTLATIASPDSLAGLTESNNGSETVTTNLTVVVMTTVVSLCVLISLTVCAILYFKKQRRKTNSQKLNSLFSVYYSHVAEGFDVPVYSLVERNAGTMTTFGAEQSEAPAYKPDEMYEKFPF, translated from the exons ATGACAGCTGAAAACTCCCCATCGCTCACTGAAGGCCTCTATATGAACACAGAAATAGACCATATTTCCTACTTCCGCATTAAATTTGGAGTAACTGAAAACAGCTCTATGAAAGTGAAGTTATGTGGCTTGTGCTCATATAGTGTTGAGCTGTCCAGCAGTGAGCATCTGTATATGATGAAGAGTTTTCAGCTTTCTTGTTTCCAACTCCTGTATCTTCTAACAGCAGCATTACTAGAACGTAAAG GTGAAACAGAGAGACCCTGCAAGCAGGTTCATCAGTTAAACATAAGATATTTACTTAGTGACAACATGTCTATTTCTTGCCAAACAACAACCCACCCGCTGGATTCTCTGACAGTCAAACTACGCAGTATCAACCAAGATAAAGTCATCCTGATGTCTCCAGACATCTCTCCAGCATCAGAGCCCCAGAGATGGTCTGTGAGGAAAGATGCTGGAAATGTTACACTTGATCTGAAAGACATCAGATCATCCGATGGTGGTCTTTATGACTGTCAGGTCTACAAGGATCAGGACTGCCTTCATACAACTCGATTTAACCTGAGTATTATAA AGTGTAAAATTTTGAACTCTGTCCATCCAACCCCAGGCTCTTCAGTGTTGCTGCCATGCTCTGAACATCCTctacaaaacagaactgaaccaGTCACTTGGAAAGTTGTTAATGGTCACCAATTAACAGATATATTAAAGTATCATGCTCCAAACAAGCCCTCAAGCAGCACAGAGAAATCCCCGGACCCCCTGTACATGAGAGCGAAACCACAAAACAATGGATCTTTGCTTATAATGAATGCAGTACAAACGGATGAATTGTGGTATCAGTGCAGAGTGAATGAAAAAACCTGCTATGAGACGAAGCTGGTGATGAAAG ttataGCTCACGATACATCTCGTTCCACAACACTGGCAACCATAG CCTCTCCTGACAGTCTTGCTGGCCTGACTGAAAGCAACAATGGGAGTGAAACAGTGACAACAAATCTGACAGTAGTAGTGATGACCACAGtagtgtctctgtgtgtcctcATATCACTGACTGTCTGTGCCATTCTTTATTTCAAAAAACAAAGGCGCAAAACCAACAGTCAAA AGTTAAACAGTCTTTTCTCTGTATATTACTCCCATGTTGCAGAAG ggTTTGATGTCCCGGTTTATTCTTTAGTTGAACGAAATGCAGGAACAATGACCACCT TTGGTGCTGAACAATCAGAAGCTCCGGCATATAAACCAGATGAAATGTATGAAAAGTTCCCATTTTGA
- the LOC132102975 gene encoding uncharacterized protein LOC132102975 isoform X1, with product MTAENSPSLTEGLYMNTEIDHISYFRIKFGVTENSSMKVKLCGLCSYSVELSSSEHLYMMKSFQLSCFQLLYLLTAALLERKGETERPCKQVHQLNIRYLLSDNMSISCQTTTHPLDSLTVKLRSINQDKVILMSPDISPASEPQRWSVRKDAGNVTLDLKDIRSSDGGLYDCQVYKDQDCLHTTRFNLSIIKCKILNSVHPTPGSSVLLPCSEHPLQNRTEPVTWKVVNGHQLTDILKYHAPNKPSSSTEKSPDPLYMRAKPQNNGSLLIMNAVQTDELWYQCRVNEKTCYETKLVMKVIAHDTSRSTTLATIASPDSLAGLTESNNGSETVTTNLTVVVMTTVVSLCVLISLTVCAILYFKKQRRKTNSQTELNSLFSVYYSHVAEGFDVPVYSLVERNAGTMTTFGAEQSEAPAYKPDEMYEKFPF from the exons ATGACAGCTGAAAACTCCCCATCGCTCACTGAAGGCCTCTATATGAACACAGAAATAGACCATATTTCCTACTTCCGCATTAAATTTGGAGTAACTGAAAACAGCTCTATGAAAGTGAAGTTATGTGGCTTGTGCTCATATAGTGTTGAGCTGTCCAGCAGTGAGCATCTGTATATGATGAAGAGTTTTCAGCTTTCTTGTTTCCAACTCCTGTATCTTCTAACAGCAGCATTACTAGAACGTAAAG GTGAAACAGAGAGACCCTGCAAGCAGGTTCATCAGTTAAACATAAGATATTTACTTAGTGACAACATGTCTATTTCTTGCCAAACAACAACCCACCCGCTGGATTCTCTGACAGTCAAACTACGCAGTATCAACCAAGATAAAGTCATCCTGATGTCTCCAGACATCTCTCCAGCATCAGAGCCCCAGAGATGGTCTGTGAGGAAAGATGCTGGAAATGTTACACTTGATCTGAAAGACATCAGATCATCCGATGGTGGTCTTTATGACTGTCAGGTCTACAAGGATCAGGACTGCCTTCATACAACTCGATTTAACCTGAGTATTATAA AGTGTAAAATTTTGAACTCTGTCCATCCAACCCCAGGCTCTTCAGTGTTGCTGCCATGCTCTGAACATCCTctacaaaacagaactgaaccaGTCACTTGGAAAGTTGTTAATGGTCACCAATTAACAGATATATTAAAGTATCATGCTCCAAACAAGCCCTCAAGCAGCACAGAGAAATCCCCGGACCCCCTGTACATGAGAGCGAAACCACAAAACAATGGATCTTTGCTTATAATGAATGCAGTACAAACGGATGAATTGTGGTATCAGTGCAGAGTGAATGAAAAAACCTGCTATGAGACGAAGCTGGTGATGAAAG ttataGCTCACGATACATCTCGTTCCACAACACTGGCAACCATAG CCTCTCCTGACAGTCTTGCTGGCCTGACTGAAAGCAACAATGGGAGTGAAACAGTGACAACAAATCTGACAGTAGTAGTGATGACCACAGtagtgtctctgtgtgtcctcATATCACTGACTGTCTGTGCCATTCTTTATTTCAAAAAACAAAGGCGCAAAACCAACAGTCAAA CAGAGTTAAACAGTCTTTTCTCTGTATATTACTCCCATGTTGCAGAAG ggTTTGATGTCCCGGTTTATTCTTTAGTTGAACGAAATGCAGGAACAATGACCACCT TTGGTGCTGAACAATCAGAAGCTCCGGCATATAAACCAGATGAAATGTATGAAAAGTTCCCATTTTGA
- the LOC132103491 gene encoding uncharacterized protein LOC132103491, with amino-acid sequence MAAIVLPMAEEACLVARREIRELDHISYFRIKFGVTENSSMKVKLCGLCSYSVELSSSEHLYMMKSFQLSCFQLLYLLTAALLERKGETERPCKQVHQLNIRHLLSDNMSISCQTTTHPLDSLTVKLRSINQDKVILMYPDISPASEPQRWSVRKDAGNVTLDLKDIRSSDGGLYNCQVYKDQDCLHTTRFNLSIISENADVLNKLITIIREPYTCKICLLLCFSCFRV; translated from the exons atggccgccatagtcctgccaaTGGCGGAGgaggcctgcttggtagcacggagagagatccgcg AATTAGACCATATTTCCTACTTCCGCATTAAATTTGGAGTAACTGAAAACAGCTCTATGAAAGTGAAGTTATGTGGCTTGTGCTCATATAGTGTTGAGCTGTCCAGCAGTGAGCATCTGTATATGATGAAGAGTTTTCAGCTTTCTTGTTTCCAACTCCTCTATCTTCTAACAGCAGCATTACTAGAACGTAAAG gTGAAACAGAGAGACCCTGCAAGCAGGTTCATCAGTTAAACATAAGACATTTACTTAGTGACAACATGTCTATTTCTTGCCAAACAACAACCCACCCGCTGGATTCTCTGACAGTCAAACTACGCAGTATCAACCAAGATAAAGTCATCCTGATGTATCCAGACATCTCTCCAGCATCAGAGCCCCAGAGATGGTCTGTGAGGAAAGATGCTGGAAATGTTACACTTGATCTGAAAGACATCAGATCATCCGATGGTGGTCTTTATAACTGTCAGGTCTACAAGGATCAGGACTGCCTTCATACAACTCGATTTAACCTGAGTATTATAAGTGAGAATGCAGATGTTTTAAACAAGCTAATAACCATCATTAGAGAACcatatacatgtaaaatatgCCTACTTCTGTGTTTCTCTTGTTTCAGAGTGTAA